The stretch of DNA CGCCGTGGCCGACGGCGACGTTTCGTGGGAGTCGAATCCACTTCGACTTCTGGAACATATGCTGTCAACGGTGTGGGGGGCATAAAATCGTTCTCGTCGCACGTCCGCGGACACCGTCGCCGGGATAGTGGCATACTTGGGGCCCGAATTCCTTCGACCGACCAGTACAGTGAGACGTGACGTCGGCATTCGGTACGGTCCACACCTCGCGGCGGCGAGCGTCGGCTACGTCCTGTTCTCCTACGCCTCCGTTCCGGGAGTCGTCGTCGAGACGTTCGGCGTCGGCTTCACCGCCGTCGGACTCCTGATGAGCGGCGCGCTCGCGTCGTTCGTCGTCGTCCAGGCGGTCGGCGGCCGACTCGTCGACGACCGGCCGACCGTCGGCGTCTTGCTCGCGGTCGTGGTCGCCAACGCCGGACTCGCTCTGGTCATGGACCTGACCACCTCGTTCGCAGTATTGCTCGCGCTCCGGACCGTCTGGGGACTCGCCGGCGGCCTCGCGGTGACCGTCTGTGCGACCCACCTCTCGAGAGTGTACGAGGGACCGACCGCGACCTGGCAGCAGGGATTAAACGGCGCGATGTTCACCGGCGGCGGGGCCGTCGCTTTCCTCGTGACGCCAGTCGTCGTCGCCCAGACGGGCTGGTTCGGCGTCCACGCCGTCGGCGCGCTCGTCTCGATTCCGGCGATCGTCGCGCTCTGGGCGGCGCGTTCTCGAGCGGACCTGACGACTCCGAGGACCGCCGACGGACAGCAGGTAGCGACCGACGGCGACGCCGCGGAACTCCCGAGTCGCCTCGAGGTCGTCCGCTCTCCGATCGTGCTGTTGGCGGCGGCGTGTAACGTCGCCACGCTGGGGGCGTACGTCACGCTCTCGACGTTCGTTCCGGCGTACTTCGCGGATCTCGGTATCGTCGGGCCGATGAGCGCGTTCGCGCTGTTCGTCGCCTCGTTCGGCCGCGTCGGTGGCGGTATCGCAGTTCTCCGGCCGGACATCCACGACGGCCGGGTGATCGCTGGCGCTGCTGCCGTCGGGACGGTCTGTCTGTTCGGGTTGCTCGCCGGCACCGGGTCTGGGCAGACGGCGATCCTCGTCGTGCTCTCGCTGATCGCGCTCGCTTCGGTATCGTTACCCTTCGGAGCGATCTTCAAGACGACGGCAGCGGCGACGAGTCGCGACGCCACTGCCGTGGCGTTCGTCGTCGCGATCGGAAACGTGGCTGCGCTGGTTCTCCCCGCAGTTACGGGCTGGATACGCGACGTGACGGGCGATTACGGACTCGCGTTCGCGGTCGTCGGCGCCCTGAACCTCGTCGCCGCCGTCGCTGGTATCGCGATCGCTCGCCGGGGCTAACTTAGAGCGTGTCGGATCGCTCGGCGAGAGACGAACTAGAACGTGTCGAGAATACCGAGCACGCGTTCCTCCGCTTCCCTGTCCGGCCCGTTCTCGCGCCCATCACGGTCGCTCTCGAGGTGGTCCTCGACCGCTCGACCCATCGCTTCCTCGAGCGGCGTCGACTCCCAGCCCAGGTCTGCGAGTTTCGCCGTCGAGAGGACGTGTGGATAGTCGCGGTAGAGGGGGTAGTCCTCGAGGTCGATGTCGCCGGCCTCGAGTTCGCGCGGACCGGCGTGGACGATTTCGACGTCGGTCTCTAGCTGGTCGGCGATCAGTTCGACCATCTCGTCCAGCGTGACGATGCGCCGGTCGCCCGTGTTGTACGCCTCGCCGGGTTCGCCGCGTTCGGCGACGACTCGCAGGGTGCTGGCGACGTCCTCGACGTAGACGCGGTGCCAGACGTTCGTTCCGTCGCCGGGGACGACGACCCGGTCGAACCGGTTCACGCGGTCGATCCAGAAATCGAGTCGCTCGGTGTAGTCGTGGGGGCCGTAGACGATCGGCGGGCGGACCGCCATCGCGTTGACGCCGTTCTCGGCGGCCTCGAAGACCGCGCGGTCGCCCTCGGCTTTCCGGTTGCCGTACGTGTCGTGGGAGTCGTCGGTCGCCTGCTCCTCGGTACACGGCTCCAGCGGCGTCTCGTCCTCGCGCTTGGGAATCTCCTCGCGGCCGTAGGACGATCCGCTCGAGATGTAGACGTACGCCTCGCAGTCGTCGAAAATCCGGGTCGCCCTCCGGACGTCTTCCGGGTAGTAGGCCACGCAGTCGAAGACGGCGTCAGGGTCGACCGCGTCCGCGGCCGCCTCGAGCGCGTCGTCGTCAGTCCGGTCGCCCTGGACGTGTTCGACGCGGTCCTCGTCGGCGAAGGGGTTGTCGTGGTTACCCCGGTTGAAAATCGTCACGTCGTAGTCGTTTGCGAGCAGTTCCGTCACGAGGTGGCGACCGATGAATCGCGTCCCTCCGATAACGAGTGCGTCGTCCATGGTCGACGGTCGTCGCATCACAGGAAAACGATGACGAACCGCGTCGCGCTCGCGCCGGCCACTACTCGCGTCGATCGACCGCCGTACCTTTATGTACCAACTCGGTCCTACACGGTGACGTACCAATCGATGTCGCCGACAGTCCCCCTCGAGGGTAGCTGTAAACTTCGAGAACGTCCCGCGTTCGACCCCCTCGAGGACGTCGCCCGCGAGTACGCCGCCCTCGCGGACGAGTACGGTCCCCGAAACGTGCTGGTCCTGAAACGTCACCCGGCCGGCC from Natronobacterium texcoconense encodes:
- a CDS encoding NAD-dependent epimerase/dehydratase family protein is translated as MDDALVIGGTRFIGRHLVTELLANDYDVTIFNRGNHDNPFADEDRVEHVQGDRTDDDALEAAADAVDPDAVFDCVAYYPEDVRRATRIFDDCEAYVYISSGSSYGREEIPKREDETPLEPCTEEQATDDSHDTYGNRKAEGDRAVFEAAENGVNAMAVRPPIVYGPHDYTERLDFWIDRVNRFDRVVVPGDGTNVWHRVYVEDVASTLRVVAERGEPGEAYNTGDRRIVTLDEMVELIADQLETDVEIVHAGPRELEAGDIDLEDYPLYRDYPHVLSTAKLADLGWESTPLEEAMGRAVEDHLESDRDGRENGPDREAEERVLGILDTF
- a CDS encoding MFS transporter, coding for MRRDVGIRYGPHLAAASVGYVLFSYASVPGVVVETFGVGFTAVGLLMSGALASFVVVQAVGGRLVDDRPTVGVLLAVVVANAGLALVMDLTTSFAVLLALRTVWGLAGGLAVTVCATHLSRVYEGPTATWQQGLNGAMFTGGGAVAFLVTPVVVAQTGWFGVHAVGALVSIPAIVALWAARSRADLTTPRTADGQQVATDGDAAELPSRLEVVRSPIVLLAAACNVATLGAYVTLSTFVPAYFADLGIVGPMSAFALFVASFGRVGGGIAVLRPDIHDGRVIAGAAAVGTVCLFGLLAGTGSGQTAILVVLSLIALASVSLPFGAIFKTTAAATSRDATAVAFVVAIGNVAALVLPAVTGWIRDVTGDYGLAFAVVGALNLVAAVAGIAIARRG